In a genomic window of Alteromonas gilva:
- a CDS encoding GNAT family N-acetyltransferase — MSIKIRTAVKADTDTILHFIKELAIYEKAEHEAKATPEHIHNTLFAETPKVHGLICEQDGTAVGFAIYFYSYSTWQGQHGLYLEDLYVSPDFRGQGAGKKLLTHLAAIAVENNCGRFEWSVLDWNKPAIDFYESLNAKPQGEWIRYRLDGAALTALANQA, encoded by the coding sequence CCGACACCATATTACACTTCATAAAAGAGCTGGCCATTTATGAAAAGGCCGAACACGAGGCCAAAGCCACCCCAGAACATATTCATAACACACTGTTTGCTGAGACCCCCAAAGTACACGGCCTGATCTGTGAACAAGACGGCACCGCTGTAGGTTTCGCCATCTACTTTTACAGTTACTCAACCTGGCAGGGACAGCATGGCCTGTACCTCGAAGATTTGTATGTGTCGCCCGATTTTCGTGGCCAGGGAGCAGGTAAAAAGTTACTTACCCACCTCGCCGCAATTGCCGTTGAAAACAACTGCGGTCGGTTTGAGTGGAGTGTGTTGGACTGGAACAAACCAGCTATCGATTTTTACGAATCGCTGAATGCTAAACCACAAGGTGAGTGGATACGTTACCGACTCGACGGCGCGGCACTGACCGCGCTAGCCAACCAGGCATAA
- a CDS encoding CBS domain-containing protein, producing MSIASVMTRRIVSVKMDDSLTVVRDIFTASGFHHLLVIENNQLVGVISDRDYLKAISPFIDTISERLRDRATLERKAHQIMTRDVITISVHDTMVKAIELFNAHRISCLPVLDKQQNPVGIISWRDIFRYFAASVAERRI from the coding sequence ATGAGTATTGCCAGCGTCATGACCCGGCGGATCGTTTCTGTGAAAATGGACGACTCGCTTACTGTTGTCAGAGATATATTTACTGCCAGTGGTTTTCACCACTTGCTGGTTATCGAAAATAACCAGCTGGTTGGGGTTATTTCGGATCGGGATTACCTCAAAGCAATTAGCCCGTTTATTGACACCATCAGTGAGCGCCTGCGTGACCGCGCAACACTGGAGCGAAAAGCACATCAAATTATGACGCGCGATGTCATCACGATCTCCGTTCATGACACCATGGTAAAGGCAATAGAGCTGTTTAATGCCCATCGTATTTCCTGTTTACCGGTACTCGATAAGCAGCAAAATCCGGTAGGTATTATTAGCTGGCGCGATATATTCCGGTATTTTGCTGCGTCTGTCGCTGAGCGAAGAATTTAG
- the hisG gene encoding ATP phosphoribosyltransferase produces MSDNSRLRIAIQKSGRLSDDSIALLKAIGIKLNIRDRLLIAHSTNENIDLLRVRDDDIPGLVMDGVVDMGFIGENELEEKMLERQATGKPADFEILRRLDYGGCRLSIAVPTEMNYTGVASLEGKKVATTYPYLLERYFKEQGIKAKAVMLTGSVEVAPRAGVAAAICDLVSTGATLEANGLQEEEVIFRSKAVLIQRADGELDAEKQALINRLVPRIDGVIQAKESKYIMLHAPKAYLEQVKSLLPGAENPTVLPLAGSDDTVAIHVVSPENLFWETMEKLKALGCSSILVMPIEKMMG; encoded by the coding sequence ATGAGTGATAACAGCAGACTGCGAATTGCAATTCAAAAATCAGGTCGTCTGAGCGACGACAGCATCGCACTTCTTAAGGCCATTGGCATTAAACTGAATATTCGCGATCGCCTGCTGATTGCCCATTCTACCAATGAAAATATCGATCTGCTGCGCGTGCGCGATGATGATATTCCCGGCCTGGTCATGGATGGGGTTGTCGATATGGGGTTCATCGGCGAAAACGAGCTGGAAGAAAAAATGCTCGAACGTCAGGCCACTGGCAAGCCTGCCGACTTTGAAATTTTACGCCGGCTGGATTATGGCGGTTGCCGCTTGTCTATTGCAGTGCCTACCGAAATGAACTACACCGGCGTGGCATCACTGGAAGGTAAAAAAGTAGCCACCACTTACCCTTACCTGCTGGAGCGCTATTTTAAAGAGCAAGGCATCAAAGCCAAAGCGGTTATGCTGACCGGCTCAGTAGAAGTAGCTCCGCGTGCCGGCGTCGCCGCCGCTATTTGTGACCTGGTCTCCACCGGTGCCACCCTGGAAGCCAATGGCCTGCAGGAAGAAGAAGTGATCTTCCGCTCAAAAGCGGTCTTAATTCAGCGCGCCGACGGGGAGCTCGACGCCGAGAAGCAAGCACTGATAAACCGCCTGGTGCCGCGCATTGATGGTGTGATCCAGGCCAAAGAAAGCAAGTACATTATGTTGCATGCCCCTAAAGCGTATCTGGAGCAGGTAAAAAGCCTGTTACCGGGTGCCGAAAACCCAACGGTACTGCCTCTGGCGGGTAGCGATGACACTGTGGCCATTCACGTGGTGAGTCCCGAGAACCTGTTTTGGGAAACCATGGAAAAGCTCAAGGCCCTGGGTTGCAGCTCAATCCTGGTCATGCCAATAGAAAAAATGATGGGTTAA
- the hisD gene encoding histidinol dehydrogenase, producing the protein MINWSSLSAADKASALARPAMADSAALRTTVAEILTAVESRGDEAVLEYTRRFDSAGLNTLRLPVAQRDELATRVSPQVKSAIKTAFSNIKQFHDAQYPQDIRLTTTPGVVCEQRFTALEAVGLYIPGGSAPLPSTVMMLGVPAMVAGCKRKVLCTPPNQAQEIAPEIAFAAQCCGIEEIYLCGGAQAIAAMAFGTQSIIKVDKIFGPGNSFVTEAKQQVSQRADGAAIDMPAGPSEVLVLADGNADAQFVASDLLSQAEHGPDSQAILVTDSAALINAVKEAVTEQLTHLSRNSIAARAMENARYILADSLSEAISVSNDYAPEHLIVQCDNARELLPELKHAGSIFLGPWSPESAGDYASGTNHVLPTYGYARNYSSLGLLDFMRRYTIQELSADGMRNLGPAIMQLADAEGLDAHKNAVGYRLNKLQQND; encoded by the coding sequence ATGATTAACTGGTCTAGTTTAAGCGCTGCAGACAAAGCCTCTGCTCTGGCCCGTCCGGCCATGGCCGACAGCGCAGCCTTGCGCACAACGGTGGCGGAGATACTCACCGCCGTAGAAAGCCGTGGTGACGAAGCGGTACTGGAATACACACGGCGCTTTGATAGTGCCGGCCTAAACACACTGCGTTTACCGGTGGCGCAACGCGATGAACTGGCAACACGGGTAAGCCCGCAAGTGAAGTCAGCCATTAAGACGGCATTTAGCAACATTAAGCAGTTTCACGACGCGCAGTACCCACAGGATATTCGCCTGACAACCACACCGGGTGTGGTTTGTGAACAACGCTTTACTGCCCTTGAAGCAGTTGGTCTGTATATCCCCGGCGGCAGCGCGCCATTACCTTCAACGGTTATGATGCTCGGTGTGCCGGCCATGGTTGCCGGATGTAAACGCAAAGTACTGTGTACACCGCCCAATCAGGCACAGGAAATTGCCCCCGAAATCGCCTTTGCGGCCCAGTGCTGCGGCATTGAAGAGATCTATTTATGCGGCGGCGCACAAGCGATAGCCGCAATGGCATTTGGTACCCAAAGCATTATAAAAGTGGATAAAATCTTTGGCCCCGGCAATAGTTTTGTCACCGAGGCCAAACAACAGGTTAGCCAGCGTGCTGATGGCGCAGCCATTGATATGCCGGCTGGTCCATCAGAAGTACTGGTACTGGCCGACGGTAATGCCGATGCGCAGTTCGTCGCTTCGGATTTATTGTCTCAGGCAGAGCATGGCCCGGACTCGCAGGCGATTCTGGTTACCGACAGCGCGGCCTTAATTAACGCCGTGAAAGAAGCCGTTACAGAGCAACTTACCCACTTATCGCGCAACAGTATTGCCGCCAGGGCAATGGAAAACGCGCGCTATATTCTGGCCGACAGTTTATCTGAAGCGATAAGTGTCAGTAACGACTATGCACCTGAGCACTTAATTGTACAGTGTGATAATGCCCGTGAGTTACTACCTGAACTCAAGCATGCCGGTTCGATTTTCCTTGGTCCCTGGTCACCTGAGAGTGCCGGTGATTATGCATCAGGCACCAATCATGTGCTACCCACTTATGGGTATGCCAGAAACTATTCAAGCCTCGGCTTACTCGATTTTATGCGCCGCTATACGATTCAGGAATTATCCGCTGACGGTATGCGTAATTTGGGCCCGGCGATTATGCAACTTGCTGATGCGGAAGGACTGGATGCTCACAAAAATGCTGTGGGTTATCGGTTAAACAAGTTGCAGCAAAACGATTAA